Proteins encoded by one window of Triplophysa rosa linkage group LG19, Trosa_1v2, whole genome shotgun sequence:
- the nhp2 gene encoding H/ACA ribonucleoprotein complex subunit 2-like protein, with protein sequence MTKVKKEKNCVEEDTAGTEKSYEELIANINPIATPLASRKLSKKLYKCVKKASKVKNIRRGVKEVQKFINKGETGIVVFAGDTLPIDVYCHLPILCEDRNLPYAYVPSKVDLGSSAGSKRPTCVIMIKPHDDYKQAYDECLEDVSSLPKPI encoded by the exons ATGACCAAggtaaagaaagagaaaaactgCGTTGAAGAGGATACCGCAGGAACAGAGAAATCATATGAAGAAttaatagcaaatataaacccTATCGCAACCCCTCTTGCATCCCGAAAGCTGAGCAAGAAGCTCTACAAATGCGTCAAGAAAG CTTCGAAAGTCAAAAATATCCGACGAGGAGTGAAAGAGGTGCAGAAGTTTATCAACAAAGGAGAGACGGG GATTGTGGTGTTTGCTGGAGACACTCTTCCCATTGATGTATATTGCCATTTACCAATCTTGTGTGAAGACAGAAATCTGCCCTATGCTTATGTTCCATCTAAAGTT GATTTGGGTTCCTCTGCTGGCTCCAAGCGACCCACATGTGTCATCATGATCAAACCCCATGATGATTATAAACAAGCTTATGATGAATGTCTGGAAGATGTCTCATCTCTACCCAAACCGATTTAA